One window of Diabrotica undecimpunctata isolate CICGRU chromosome 8, icDiaUnde3, whole genome shotgun sequence genomic DNA carries:
- the LOC140448376 gene encoding uncharacterized protein: MFVSFVGIIKIVQHGGNCSTQYLPLILEMIAFVKFELQINHENEKVYRRVTIKQAKIHGVAHKTHKGDKNVLARTTGNYCRTSPLTKVKKIQLYQAYVRSVMLYAVTVWSSIAETNWRKLEATETSCYRIIDGSTWEDRVTNATIKERLQYTPLRELAVKRTRYFFNQATRRLRKARDILEKNRIQRMYRHNHKLIDHLIRV; the protein is encoded by the exons ATGTTTGTTTCTTTTGTAGGTATTATAAAAATAGTTCAGCATGGCGGAAACTGTTCAACACAATACTTGCCTCTAATATTAGAGATGATAGCATTTGTGAAATTCGAACTACAGATAAACCACGAAAACGAAAAAGTTTATCGAAGAGTAACCATAAAGCAAGCTAAAATACATGGAGTTGCTCACAAAACGCATAAAGGTGATAAGAATGTTTTAGCACGAACAACAGGAAATTACTGTAG GACCAGCCCATTAACGAAGGTCAAGAAGATTCAGTTGTACCAGGCCTACGTTAGATCGGTGATGTTATATGCAGTCACAGTATGGAGTTCGATAGCGGAGACTAACTGGAGGAAATTAGAAGCAACAGAAACTTCATGTTACCGGATCATAGATGGATCAACATGGGAGGACAGAGTAACAAATGCAACCATcaaagaaaggctccagtacacaccactgagggagTTGGCCGTGAAAAGAACAAGATACTTCTTCAaccaggccacaagaagactccgaAAGGCCAGGGAcatcctcgagaagaacaggatccagaggatgtATAGACATAACCATaaactgatcgaccacctgatcagggtctag